A window of the Candidatus Woesearchaeota archaeon genome harbors these coding sequences:
- a CDS encoding type II/IV secretion system ATPase subunit, producing MLVTIAKPYLSGYIIGDREIYRKIFSPSIKPDFMFTKLMATYPPDAEEKDTYMVGDNTEITIFALPDSIQYLYHMTPPEFKLSEEKYDLLDSARKIIAEHKPSKSEFVDPERMRHVFYNVGHDLIEELANYQNLKLRTKEIDELTDILVRYTVGFGLIEVLLQDDKIQDVTINSPMGQVPMFIVHQDFDDCITNIIPTSSEAESWASKLRMMSGRPLDEANPILDTEITLPGANARVAVISEPLNPRGLAYAFRRHRDRPWTLPLFINSKMISPLAAGLMSFLIDGSRTILVAGTRSAGKTSLLGAMITEIMRKLRIITIEDTLELPVSAFRKMGYNIQPMKVASAMTKGTSEVPADEGIRTTLRMGDSCLIVGEVRSVEASALYEAMRIGALANVVAGTIHGDSPYGVFDRVVNDLKVPKTSFKATDVIIVANPIRSPDGLHRWRRVTEITEVRKFWTDDPLLENGFVDLMKYQSKTDQLEPSDDLINGDSDVLKSIAGNVKEWAGNWDAVWDNVLLRAKIKELTVDYANRLKMPELMEAQHVVVGNDHFHKICDEVKEELGSIDSKRVALEWENWFKTYIKKNTAEEEQKK from the coding sequence GTGCTGGTTACAATAGCAAAGCCCTATCTTTCCGGATACATAATCGGGGACAGGGAAATTTACAGAAAGATTTTCTCGCCGTCCATAAAGCCCGATTTCATGTTCACAAAGCTGATGGCGACATATCCTCCTGACGCAGAGGAAAAAGACACTTACATGGTTGGGGACAATACAGAAATAACAATATTCGCTCTTCCGGATTCCATCCAGTATCTTTACCATATGACTCCGCCGGAGTTCAAGCTTTCAGAGGAAAAATACGACCTTTTGGACAGCGCAAGAAAAATCATTGCAGAGCACAAACCGAGCAAGTCAGAGTTTGTGGACCCCGAAAGGATGAGGCATGTATTCTACAATGTCGGGCACGACCTCATTGAAGAGCTTGCAAATTACCAGAACCTGAAGCTGAGGACAAAGGAGATTGATGAGCTGACAGACATACTGGTAAGATATACCGTCGGATTCGGTTTGATAGAAGTTCTTCTGCAGGATGACAAGATTCAGGATGTGACAATCAACAGCCCAATGGGGCAGGTGCCCATGTTCATCGTGCACCAGGACTTTGACGACTGCATAACAAACATAATACCCACAAGCAGCGAGGCGGAATCGTGGGCGTCAAAATTAAGGATGATGTCGGGAAGGCCGCTTGACGAGGCAAACCCGATTCTCGATACCGAGATAACGCTTCCAGGAGCAAATGCAAGGGTTGCTGTAATCTCAGAGCCGCTGAACCCAAGAGGGCTTGCCTATGCATTCAGAAGGCACAGGGACAGGCCTTGGACCCTTCCGCTGTTCATAAACTCAAAGATGATTTCGCCCCTCGCAGCAGGGCTTATGAGCTTTCTGATAGACGGCTCAAGGACAATTCTTGTTGCAGGGACAAGGTCAGCAGGAAAAACATCCCTTCTTGGCGCGATGATAACTGAGATTATGAGAAAATTAAGGATAATCACAATAGAGGACACTCTGGAATTACCTGTCAGCGCATTCAGGAAGATGGGATACAACATCCAGCCGATGAAAGTTGCAAGTGCAATGACAAAGGGGACATCAGAAGTTCCTGCAGACGAGGGTATAAGGACAACCCTCAGGATGGGGGACTCCTGCCTGATTGTTGGAGAGGTAAGGTCTGTTGAGGCAAGCGCGCTCTACGAGGCGATGAGAATTGGAGCGCTTGCAAATGTTGTTGCAGGAACAATACACGGAGACAGCCCATACGGAGTTTTTGACAGGGTTGTAAATGACCTTAAAGTCCCCAAGACCAGCTTCAAGGCAACTGATGTGATAATTGTTGCAAACCCGATAAGAAGCCCTGACGGGCTGCACAGATGGAGAAGGGTTACTGAGATAACTGAAGTAAGGAAATTCTGGACTGATGACCCGCTTTTGGAAAATGGATTTGTGGATTTGATGAAATACCAGTCAAAGACAGACCAGCTTGAGCCGTCAGACGATTTGATAAACGGCGATTCAGACGTGCTGAAATCAATTGCAGGAAATGTCAAGGAGTGGGCTGGGAACTGGGATGCTGTGTGGGACAATGTCCTCTTAAGAGCGAAGATAAAAGAGCTTACTGTGGATTATGCTAACCGGCTCAAGATGCCTGAGCTTATGGAGGCGCAGCACGTTGTTGTCGGGAACGACCACTTCCACAAGATTTGCGATGAAGTCAAGGAAGAACTCGGTTCAATAGACAGCAAGAGGGTTGCCCTTGAATGGGAGAACTGGTTCAAGACTTACATAAAAAAGAACACAGCAGAAGAGGAACAGAAGAAATAA